A portion of the Adhaeribacter radiodurans genome contains these proteins:
- a CDS encoding ABC transporter permease — MNWLRFVGQRLVHGLLIMVGVVIAVFFLFNVLPGDPVAMLAGQRNDIATRAAITADLGLDKPLPAQLLYYLNDISPVSVHPDTPDNQQKYKYQRLFFITNKAFVLKQPYLRRSFQSNRPVTEILLEHLVGTIWLAGAAMVVATLFGVFLGIAAALKPHSFLDHFLITTSVLGISVPSFVAAIIIALTFGFYWSNFTSLSLTGQLYETNAFTGRHLVWQNLILPALALGIRPLAVIMQLTRASMIDVLTQDFIRTARAKGLSYYQVVWRHALKNALNPVITAVSGWLASLMAGAFFIEYIFNWKGLGSVTLHAVENLDFPVVIGATLLIAFLFILINILVDLLYAVVDPRVKL, encoded by the coding sequence ATGAATTGGCTGCGCTTCGTCGGGCAAAGATTAGTACATGGCCTGCTGATTATGGTGGGAGTAGTAATAGCCGTCTTTTTTTTGTTCAACGTTTTGCCCGGCGATCCGGTAGCCATGCTAGCTGGCCAGCGGAATGATATTGCTACCCGAGCGGCCATTACGGCCGATTTAGGGTTAGATAAACCTTTACCCGCGCAATTGTTATACTATCTCAACGACATCTCACCGGTTTCGGTGCATCCGGATACACCCGATAATCAACAGAAATATAAATATCAGCGGCTTTTTTTTATTACTAATAAAGCATTCGTTTTAAAACAACCTTACTTACGGCGGTCATTTCAAAGTAACCGACCCGTTACCGAAATTTTACTGGAGCATTTAGTAGGTACAATTTGGTTAGCGGGTGCCGCTATGGTAGTAGCTACTCTCTTCGGCGTATTTTTAGGCATTGCAGCCGCTCTTAAACCGCATAGCTTCCTCGACCATTTCTTAATTACAACTTCAGTGTTAGGAATTTCGGTGCCTTCGTTTGTGGCCGCTATTATAATTGCCCTTACGTTTGGCTTTTACTGGAGTAATTTTACTAGCCTGAGTCTTACCGGGCAGCTTTACGAAACCAATGCTTTTACAGGCCGGCATTTAGTTTGGCAAAATTTAATATTACCCGCCTTAGCTTTGGGTATTCGACCATTAGCCGTAATTATGCAGCTTACCCGGGCTTCGATGATTGATGTTCTAACCCAGGACTTTATTCGTACTGCCCGGGCCAAAGGCTTGTCTTACTACCAGGTTGTCTGGCGGCATGCTTTAAAAAATGCGTTAAATCCGGTAATTACGGCAGTTTCAGGTTGGTTAGCTTCGCTAATGGCCGGAGCCTTTTTTATCGAATATATTTTTAACTGGAAAGGCCTGGGTTCCGTTACTTTGCACGCCGTCGAAAATCTGGATTTTCCAGTAGTAATTGGCGCCACTCTGCTTATAGCCTTCTTATTTATCTTAATTAATATCCTCGTTGACTTGCTTTACGCCGTAGTAGATCCGCGGGTAAAGTTGTAA
- a CDS encoding BT_3928 family protein: MKLISKLSWLFVGGLFIFSGLIKINDPVGTAIKLEEYFDVFAADFASFFLFFKPYALYFSIFLSALEIILGVALLLRWRLRPILRGLLVLIIFFTFLTFYSAYFNKVTDCGCFGDAIKLTPWQSFSKDIVLLILIIILLATRRYLPETKTARVAGALVALTAIFSFGIGIYAYNHEPFIDFRAYKVGNNIPALMKPSSPLRYKYIMAKNGEEKEFADYPTDSTWKFKQMIAINPEDGPKITDFNVWNDQGDFTQEIFNGNKLLILVQDVTKANTKSFAEINKLIAAAEKSNKNIKPIILTASSSQDFDVFRHETNISAPYYYGDATVLKTMMRANPGIMLLKNGQVAGKWHYNDTPDIQTVDQKL, translated from the coding sequence ATGAAATTAATTAGCAAACTAAGTTGGCTTTTTGTAGGCGGCCTGTTTATTTTTTCGGGTTTAATTAAAATAAACGATCCCGTTGGCACAGCCATTAAATTGGAAGAATACTTTGACGTATTTGCGGCCGATTTTGCTTCATTTTTTTTATTTTTTAAACCTTATGCGCTTTATTTCTCTATTTTTTTAAGTGCGCTGGAGATAATTTTAGGTGTGGCTTTGCTGCTGCGCTGGCGTTTGCGCCCGATTTTAAGAGGCTTACTGGTATTAATAATCTTCTTTACGTTTCTTACTTTTTACTCGGCTTATTTTAACAAGGTAACCGATTGCGGTTGTTTCGGCGATGCTATTAAACTAACTCCCTGGCAGTCGTTCTCGAAAGATATAGTATTGTTAATTTTAATTATAATATTGCTGGCCACCCGTCGCTATCTGCCCGAAACCAAAACGGCCAGAGTAGCAGGTGCATTAGTAGCTCTTACGGCTATTTTTTCGTTTGGCATTGGAATCTACGCTTATAACCACGAGCCGTTTATTGATTTCCGGGCGTACAAAGTAGGTAATAATATTCCGGCTTTAATGAAACCTTCTTCGCCGTTGCGTTACAAATACATTATGGCGAAAAACGGGGAGGAAAAAGAATTTGCCGATTATCCTACAGACTCGACCTGGAAGTTTAAACAGATGATAGCTATAAATCCGGAAGATGGTCCTAAGATTACCGATTTTAACGTTTGGAACGATCAAGGCGATTTTACCCAGGAAATTTTTAACGGTAATAAATTACTGATTCTGGTGCAGGATGTAACTAAAGCCAATACTAAGAGTTTTGCAGAAATTAATAAATTGATTGCGGCAGCCGAAAAGTCGAATAAGAATATTAAACCAATAATACTTACGGCGAGCAGCAGCCAGGATTTTGATGTATTCCGGCACGAGACTAATATAAGCGCGCCTTACTATTACGGCGATGCTACTGTTCTTAAAACCATGATGCGTGCGAACCCGGGTATTATGTTATTGAAAAACGGACAAGTAGCCGGTAAATGGCATTATAACGACACCCCAGATATTCAAACGGTAGACCAAAAGCTATGA
- a CDS encoding DUF1599 domain-containing protein has product MINQTLSEYKRVIQACQEIFIKKTIDYGTAWRILRLPSITDQIFIKAQRVRSIQEKGVQKVPEDITSEFVGIINYCVIALMQMDLVGETELEIPSAKVAAWYEAHIEKNIQLLLAKNHDYGEAWRDMRVSSITDIILMKLYRTKQIEDNQGQTLISEGVEANYRDMINYAVFALIKLNFGSHEIN; this is encoded by the coding sequence TTGATTAATCAAACGCTGTCCGAATATAAACGGGTTATTCAGGCCTGTCAGGAAATTTTTATTAAAAAAACTATTGATTACGGTACTGCCTGGCGCATTTTGCGCTTGCCTTCCATCACCGATCAAATATTTATCAAAGCCCAGCGCGTCCGATCTATCCAGGAAAAAGGCGTACAGAAAGTACCCGAGGATATTACCTCGGAATTTGTGGGAATTATTAATTATTGCGTGATTGCGCTCATGCAAATGGATTTGGTAGGCGAAACAGAACTGGAAATTCCTTCTGCTAAAGTAGCCGCCTGGTACGAGGCGCACATCGAAAAGAATATTCAGTTATTATTGGCAAAAAACCACGATTACGGCGAGGCCTGGCGCGATATGCGAGTTTCGTCTATAACCGATATTATTTTAATGAAGCTTTACCGCACAAAGCAAATAGAAGATAATCAGGGACAAACCTTGATCTCGGAAGGGGTAGAAGCCAATTACCGCGACATGATTAACTATGCCGTATTTGCACTTATAAAATTAAATTTTGGCAGCCATGAAATTAATTAG
- the folP gene encoding dihydropteroate synthase, producing the protein MKAKDTFFYKKSTLNCHGKILSLASPIVMGILNVTPDSFYEGSRHTTTDEVVAQAEKMLAEGADILDIGGYSSRPGATDISVDEEKARVIPAIEAIRRAFPGTFISIDTFRSEIAQAAVQAGASIINDISGGSLDDKMFATAATLKVPYILMHMRGTPQTMKQLTSYDNLIVELVTYFEHKVAQLRAAGVVDIIIDPGFGFAKTVEQNFTLLRNLNEFSLFELPILVGLSRKSMTYKTLGIEASEALPGTIALNTVALLQGASILRVHDVKEAVQTIKLVSRLI; encoded by the coding sequence TTGAAGGCGAAAGATACGTTTTTTTACAAAAAGAGTACGCTTAACTGCCACGGAAAAATCCTTTCTTTGGCTTCCCCTATAGTAATGGGGATATTAAATGTAACGCCCGATTCTTTTTACGAGGGCAGTCGGCACACTACCACCGATGAGGTAGTAGCACAAGCCGAAAAAATGTTGGCAGAGGGAGCCGATATATTGGATATTGGAGGTTATTCGTCGCGGCCCGGCGCCACCGATATTTCGGTAGATGAAGAAAAGGCGCGGGTGATACCCGCCATTGAAGCCATCCGGAGGGCCTTTCCGGGTACTTTTATTTCAATTGATACCTTTCGTTCCGAGATAGCCCAAGCCGCCGTACAAGCCGGAGCTTCTATTATTAATGACATCTCCGGAGGCAGTCTGGATGATAAAATGTTTGCCACTGCTGCTACATTAAAAGTACCGTATATTTTAATGCACATGCGGGGTACGCCCCAAACCATGAAGCAGTTAACCAGTTACGATAATTTAATAGTAGAGCTGGTAACGTATTTTGAACACAAAGTAGCTCAACTACGCGCCGCCGGAGTAGTAGATATTATTATAGATCCAGGCTTTGGCTTCGCCAAAACCGTAGAGCAAAACTTTACGTTACTGCGAAACTTAAACGAATTTAGCTTGTTTGAATTACCGATTTTGGTTGGTTTATCGCGCAAATCGATGACTTACAAAACCCTGGGCATTGAAGCTTCGGAGGCTCTGCCGGGCACCATTGCTTTAAATACGGTTGCTTTGTTACAAGGTGCCAGCATTCTACGGGTACACGACGTAAAAGAGGCCGTACAAACCATAAAATTGGTAAGCAGGTTGATCTAA
- the cdaA gene encoding diadenylate cyclase CdaA, producing the protein MIPLFTIGFLEINWLDIADILLVTVLLYQLYKVLTGSVALKIFVGLLSIYLLYLVVKAAGMELLTIILGQFMGVGVLAMIILFQQEIRRFLMMIGKSTPFNSDKFFLGFPWRKSENENRINLTPFIEAAKSLAGKNIGALIVFARSSELKFYAESGDLIDAVVSKRLLLSIFNKTSPLHDGAVIIANNRIKAARCILPVTENNDVPASMGLRHRAAIGLSEVTDSVVLVVSEETGQIALVRNGEVYRNLAAADLRSKLNHFLFDIEPKSTTAPAGEKSVSIA; encoded by the coding sequence TTGATACCGTTATTTACCATTGGTTTTTTAGAAATAAACTGGCTCGATATAGCAGATATCTTGCTCGTAACGGTATTGCTTTATCAGTTATATAAAGTGCTAACCGGTAGTGTAGCCCTTAAAATATTTGTGGGTTTGCTTTCTATTTACCTGTTGTACCTGGTTGTAAAAGCCGCCGGTATGGAATTGCTCACTATTATCTTAGGGCAATTTATGGGAGTTGGGGTACTCGCCATGATTATTTTGTTTCAGCAGGAAATCCGGCGCTTTTTAATGATGATTGGCAAAAGTACGCCTTTTAACAGCGATAAATTTTTCCTGGGTTTTCCGTGGCGCAAATCCGAAAACGAGAACCGTATTAATCTTACTCCTTTTATTGAAGCGGCCAAATCGTTGGCTGGTAAAAATATTGGAGCCTTAATTGTATTTGCCCGCAGCTCCGAACTAAAATTTTACGCCGAATCCGGCGATTTAATTGATGCAGTGGTATCGAAACGTTTATTGCTTTCTATTTTTAATAAAACTAGTCCATTGCACGATGGAGCAGTAATTATTGCCAATAATCGCATTAAAGCGGCCCGCTGTATTTTACCGGTTACCGAAAACAACGATGTACCTGCCTCCATGGGTTTGCGGCACCGGGCCGCTATTGGATTAAGCGAAGTAACAGATAGCGTAGTATTGGTAGTATCGGAAGAAACCGGCCAAATTGCGCTGGTACGCAACGGCGAAGTGTACCGTAACCTGGCTGCAGCCGATCTTCGTTCTAAACTCAACCACTTCCTCTTCGACATAGAACCTAAGTCGACCACTGCCCCCGCCGGCGAAAAATCGGTAAGCATCGCTTAA
- a CDS encoding creatininase family protein produces the protein MSPRPYILSETNWKTVKENRYKVAILPWGATEAHNYHMPYATDTILAEHVAAEAARLAWGQDTKVMVLPSIAFGVNTGQLDIPFTINMNPATQALVLRDIVDSLSGQNIKKLVILNAHGGNDFRQIIRELQGSHPDMFISTVNWWRTAKDTDFFDEPGDHAGELETSAVMHVTPDWVLPLSEAGLGKSNKLKLKAHQEGWAWTPRAWTKATNDTGVGNPARSTPEKGQRFLEATSTNIAGYLVELAQADLNNLYERNQSI, from the coding sequence ATGTCGCCCAGACCTTATATTCTTTCCGAAACCAACTGGAAAACCGTTAAAGAGAATCGCTATAAAGTAGCAATATTGCCTTGGGGAGCTACCGAAGCCCATAATTACCATATGCCATACGCCACCGATACTATTCTGGCCGAACACGTAGCGGCTGAGGCAGCCCGGTTGGCCTGGGGACAAGATACTAAAGTAATGGTGCTGCCTTCTATTGCGTTTGGCGTTAATACGGGCCAGTTAGATATTCCATTTACCATAAATATGAACCCGGCTACTCAGGCCTTGGTACTGCGCGATATTGTTGATTCGCTCTCGGGGCAAAACATTAAAAAACTGGTTATTCTAAATGCCCATGGTGGCAACGATTTCCGGCAGATAATCCGGGAATTGCAGGGTAGCCATCCGGATATGTTTATTTCTACGGTTAATTGGTGGCGAACTGCAAAGGATACCGATTTTTTTGATGAACCCGGCGACCATGCCGGCGAACTCGAAACCAGTGCGGTAATGCATGTGACTCCCGATTGGGTATTGCCCTTATCGGAAGCTGGCTTAGGAAAAAGTAATAAATTAAAATTAAAGGCGCATCAGGAAGGTTGGGCCTGGACTCCCCGCGCCTGGACCAAAGCTACCAACGATACTGGTGTTGGTAATCCGGCTCGCTCCACCCCCGAAAAAGGTCAAAGATTTCTGGAAGCTACCTCAACCAATATTGCAGGGTATCTGGTAGAATTGGCTCAGGCCGATTTAAATAATTTGTACGAAAGAAATCAGAGTATTTAA
- a CDS encoding LytR/AlgR family response regulator transcription factor has protein sequence MLAPLVVHSPIKCKCLIIDDDIFSTKIIQKFVSNTDFLDLMGTANGGIEAARMLRDTPVDILFLDMEMPDMSGLDLLSTISNKDFLVIVTSASREYAVEAFEKNVIDYLVKPITYPRFLIAAQKAYDRLSQRQFTNTPVADFTFVKVEQKLVKIYFADIQYIEALGDYVHIVSHNKKTIVYTTMKAIANRFPVNKFIRVHRSFIVNLDAITAVEDNNVTIGSKFIPIGATYAKGVLQLLSKF, from the coding sequence ATGCTCGCTCCATTGGTTGTTCATTCTCCTATTAAATGTAAATGCTTAATTATAGACGACGATATTTTTTCGACAAAGATTATTCAGAAATTTGTATCTAATACCGATTTTTTAGATCTGATGGGTACGGCGAATGGAGGAATTGAAGCTGCCCGAATGCTAAGAGATACTCCGGTAGATATTCTGTTTTTGGATATGGAAATGCCGGATATGTCGGGGCTGGATTTACTAAGTACAATCAGCAACAAAGATTTCCTTGTGATTGTAACTAGTGCCAGCCGGGAATACGCCGTAGAAGCTTTCGAAAAAAACGTGATTGATTACCTGGTAAAACCCATTACCTATCCACGGTTTCTCATTGCTGCCCAAAAAGCGTACGACAGATTAAGCCAGCGCCAGTTTACCAATACACCGGTCGCCGATTTTACCTTTGTGAAAGTTGAGCAGAAGCTTGTAAAGATATATTTTGCTGATATTCAATACATAGAAGCTCTCGGGGATTACGTACACATTGTTTCTCATAACAAGAAAACCATTGTGTATACCACCATGAAAGCGATTGCCAATCGTTTCCCGGTTAATAAATTTATCCGGGTGCACCGTTCTTTTATCGTTAATTTAGATGCCATTACAGCAGTAGAAGATAATAACGTAACCATCGGCTCTAAATTTATTCCAATTGGGGCTACTTATGCCAAAGGCGTATTACAACTGCTCAGTAAATTTTAA
- a CDS encoding SGNH/GDSL hydrolase family protein encodes MKHTRFLALPFFLLLGLIWAFTSAPKAKTVVFFGDSITQAAVQPGGYIDILNQELAKKGKSDEYNLVGAGISGNKVPDLQKRIATDVLAKNPDLVFIYIGINDVWHFTHPCCKDKAGGTAVEPYEAGLKDIINQIKASGAKVILCTPSVIGEKTDGGNAEDAMLDQYAAISRKVARDTKVKLCDLRKAFTAHLKERNTENAEQGILTTDRVHLNAAGNRFVAEQMLTYLK; translated from the coding sequence ATGAAACACACCCGCTTTTTGGCACTTCCTTTTTTCCTGCTCCTAGGTCTTATTTGGGCATTTACCTCCGCACCTAAAGCCAAAACCGTTGTTTTTTTTGGTGATTCCATTACCCAGGCAGCCGTACAACCCGGCGGTTATATTGATATATTAAATCAGGAATTAGCAAAGAAAGGTAAATCAGATGAATATAACTTGGTTGGAGCAGGAATAAGCGGCAACAAAGTACCCGATTTACAAAAACGAATTGCTACCGATGTCCTCGCCAAAAATCCAGACTTAGTTTTTATTTACATTGGCATTAACGATGTGTGGCATTTTACCCATCCGTGCTGCAAAGATAAAGCCGGAGGAACCGCCGTTGAACCGTACGAAGCCGGTTTAAAAGATATTATTAACCAAATTAAAGCCAGCGGCGCAAAAGTAATTTTGTGTACCCCCAGCGTAATCGGAGAAAAAACCGATGGCGGCAACGCCGAAGATGCTATGCTGGACCAATATGCCGCTATCAGCCGGAAAGTAGCCCGCGATACTAAAGTAAAACTCTGTGATTTACGTAAGGCATTTACTGCCCACCTAAAAGAACGGAACACTGAAAATGCCGAACAAGGTATTTTAACCACTGACCGGGTACATTTAAATGCCGCCGGAAACCGCTTTGTTGCGGAACAAATGCTGACTTACTTAAAATAA
- a CDS encoding NIPSNAP family protein, which yields MMKRRTFVKASLLSGCLTSAVPFLNPAMASVKQKANKPEYYELRVYTLKNETQQKLVEDYFQNAAIPALNRLGSKNVGVFTEQQPTGQTKIYAIIPYKSLDDFSKSNERLLADATFQQKGAAYLNAPATEPAYERIESSLLEAFSGMPKMEIPANKPRIFELRRYESASEAAGKKKIEMFNIGEIAIFKRVGLTPVFFGEALIGEMRPNLTYLLTFDDMAEHDRNWKAFGGDQEWKKISGMPEYADAKIVSNITRTFLTPTSYSQI from the coding sequence ATGATGAAACGACGGACTTTCGTAAAAGCTTCGCTCCTGAGCGGCTGCCTTACTAGTGCTGTTCCATTTTTAAACCCTGCTATGGCTTCGGTAAAACAAAAAGCCAATAAACCTGAATACTACGAACTGCGGGTATACACCTTAAAAAACGAAACTCAGCAAAAACTAGTCGAAGATTATTTTCAAAATGCGGCTATCCCGGCGCTTAATCGTTTGGGCAGTAAAAATGTGGGCGTTTTTACGGAACAACAACCTACTGGCCAAACCAAAATTTACGCTATTATTCCGTACAAGTCGCTGGATGATTTTAGTAAATCTAACGAACGGCTGCTGGCCGATGCCACTTTTCAACAAAAAGGGGCCGCTTATTTAAACGCTCCGGCAACTGAACCGGCTTACGAGCGCATTGAAAGCTCATTGCTGGAGGCTTTTTCCGGAATGCCTAAAATGGAAATACCTGCCAACAAACCTCGTATTTTTGAACTTCGCCGTTACGAAAGCGCCAGCGAAGCCGCCGGTAAAAAGAAGATTGAAATGTTTAACATTGGCGAAATTGCCATATTTAAGCGGGTAGGTTTAACCCCGGTATTTTTTGGCGAAGCCTTAATTGGCGAAATGCGTCCTAACTTAACATATTTGCTTACTTTCGACGACATGGCCGAACACGACCGTAACTGGAAAGCCTTTGGAGGCGACCAAGAATGGAAAAAAATAAGCGGTATGCCCGAGTACGCCGACGCTAAAATTGTATCGAATATTACCCGTACTTTTTTAACACCTACCTCCTACTCGCAGATTTAA